CAGGCCCCGCCCGCAGGGGGTCGGGGGCGAGCATGGGCGCGATCAGCAGCGCGGGCCACAGCTTCACCGCCGCCCCGAGACCGATGAGGCCGCCCGCCACGCCGGGGCGGGACAGCAGGAACAGGCAGGCCCAGGCGACGAGCGCGGCCGGGATAAGGTCGAAGCGGTACCAGATGATCGGCCCCTGCGCGGCGGTGAACAGGATCCAGAACAGGGTGCCGGCGGCTCTGCCGCGCCGGTACAGCGAAGCCGCCACCGCGGCGTCGAGCAGCAGGAAGAAGAGGACGAAGACCGCGGTCCAGGTCTCCCAACCGCCGCCCAGCCGGTAGAGGCCCATGAGGATCCAGACCGCAGGCACCGGGTACTCGACCATCAGCCCGGTCTCGCCCCGAGCATCCGTTCGAGGTAGTGCGCGTAGTACCCGACGTCGTTGGCGACGAAGGAGACCGCCTCGAGGCGCATGGACGCCGCCACGACGATGCGGGTGACGAGGAAGGTGAAGACGAGGGCCGCGATCGTCTCGAACTCTGCGGTCGGAGAAGGGACCCGCTGATCAGGGTGGGGTGGCTGTGACATGCACGGCCTCCTCACCACGACCAGCCTGCTGACTGGCGCCCCCGCGAGGATTCGAACCTCGGCTCCCGCCTCCGGAGGGCGGTGCTCTATCCCCTGAGCTACGGGGGCCTGGCCACCGAAGCGGCCTGAGAAAGGTTAGCACCATCCGGGGAGCCTTGTCGCACCGGCAACGGCCGCGGAACACCCGCTACGGTGAAGGAGTGCGCACGGTGATCCCCCTCCTTCTTGCGGCGTTCCTTCTCGTCGGGTGCGTCGGGCGGCCCGACCCGGCCCCGGCGGAGTCGCGGACGAGCCAACCGCCCTGGGACGCGCCCCGCGACGCCATCAGCTACATCGAGGCGGCCGGCGTGGCGCAGTTGAGCCTGGGGGACGACGCCGACCCCTGGATCCTCGACATCGACGTCATCGTGGCCGGACAGCCGGTGGAGGTGCCCGCCTACATCGGCATCGACCGGCTGCGCGCGGTCCAGGCCCCGGTCCACACGCACGAGCCCGGCGGCGAGGTCTGGCTGGAGGGCGAGGGCAACGACACCTCGACCCTCGGCGAGTTCTTCACCCTGTGGGGGGTCCGGTTCGACGCCGACTGCCTCGGCGCCGTCTGCGGTGGCGTGACGGTGACGGCGGACGGTCACCCCGTGGACGACCCCGTCGGGCTCCGGCTGCGGGGTGTCGAACGCGTCGAGGTGAGCGCGGGGTAGCCGCCGCTGGACAGCGCCGCGGACGGATGGCGCCGCGGCGCGCCGCTCTGGCAGGCTTTGTGCCATGACGCACATGCACATCGCGGGGTCCATCCACGCGGACGCGACCCACGCGGGGCCGACCTGGCTGGCGCTGCCCGAGGACCTCAACGTCCTCGACGTGAAGCTCTGGCCCCGGGGGACGGTCCGCGACGGGCAGGGACGCATCGTCGTCGGCGGCGCGACCCTGACGGACGTGGCCGCGGAGCATGGCACGCCGGTGTACCTGATCGACGAGGACGACTTCCGCTCCCGCGCCAGGGAGTTCCGCTCCGCCTTCCCCGGCTGGCAGATCTTCTACGCAGGCAAGGCGCTGCTGACGAGGCGCGTCGCCCGCTGGGCGGCCGAGGAGGGGCTCAACCTCGACGTCACCACCATGGGGGAGATGCGCATCGCCCTGGCAGGCGGCATGCCCGCGGCCCGGCTCGGGCTCCACGGCAACAACAAGTCCGACGCCGAGATCGCCTTCGCGCTCGAGCAGGGCGTGGGGCGCATCATCGTCGACTCCTTCAACGAGATCGACCGGCTGGAGCGGCACTGCGAGGCGGGCGGACACACGGCCAGGGTGCTGGTGCGCGTCACCACCGGCGTGGAGGCCCACACGCACGAGTACATCGCCACCGCCCACGAGGACCAGAAGTTCGGCCTGTCCATCATGGGCGGCGCCGCGCTGACGGCGCTGGTGCGGTGCCACGCGTCGAAGTACCTCGACCTGCGCGGCATCCACAGCCACATCGGGTCGCAGATCTTCGAGACGCACGGCTTCGAGGTGTCCATCCGGCGCGCCATGAAGCTCGCCCACCAGTTCAAGATGGCCACGGGCGTCGAACTGCCCGAACTCGACCTCGGCGGCGGCTTCGGCATCGCCTACACCGGGGCGGACAACCCGCCGCCGGTCTCCGAGGTGGCCGCCGCGTTCGAGGAGATGGTCGAGCACGAGTGCCGCGCGTTCGGTCTGCAGCGACCGGAGCTCAGCATCGAGCCCGGCCGTGCCATCTGCGGGCCCGCCGGGGTGGCGATCTACGAGGTCGGCACCGTCAAGGTCGTCGAGCTGGAGGGCGGCCGGTCACGGGTCTACCTCAGCGTCGACGGCGGCATGAGCGACAACATCCGGCCCGCCCTCTACGCGGCCGAGTACTCGGCCGCGCTGGCCAACCGCACGTCCGATGCGCCCCCGACGCTGTGCCGCGTCGTCGGGAAGCACTGCGAGGGCGGCGACATCCTCATCCGGGACGTCTTCCTGCCGTCGGACGTGAGCCTCGGCGACCTCATCGCGGTGCCCGGTTCGGGCGCGTACAGCCGCAGCATGGCCAATAACTACAATCAGATTCCGAAGCCACCGGTGGTCAGCGTCAAGGACGGCGTCAGTTCAGTGATGCTGCGCCGGGAGACGCTTGACGATCTCATGAGATTGGATGTGGGTAAGTGAGTAAGCCACTCAAGGTTGCGCTGCTGGGGGCCGGAGTCGTCGGCTCCCAGGTGGCCCGCATCATCCTGGAACAGGGAGACACGCTCGAGTCGCGCATCGGCCGCCGGCTCGAGCTGGTCGGGGTCGGCGTCAAGCGCCTCGACACGGAGCGGCCCGGCATCGACCCCGCGCTGCTGACCACCGACCTGGAGGCGCTCGTCTCGCGGGGCGATCTCGACGTCGTCATCGAACTCATCGGTGGGGTCGAGCCTGCCGGGGCACTCGTGCTGAAGGCCATCGAACACGGCGCCTCGGTCGTGTCCGCCAACAAGGCGCTGCTCGCCGACGAACTCGGCGTGCTGTCGCGCGCGGCGCAGGAGAAGGGCGTCGACCTCTACTACGAGGCCGCCGTCGCGGGGGCCATCCCCATCATCCGTCCCTGCGGGAGTCCCTGGTCGGCGACGACATCATCAAGGTGATGGGCATCGTCAACGGCACCACCAACTTCATCCTCGACAAGATGGTCACCAACGGCGTCGGGTTCGACGAGGCGCTCGCGGAGGCGCAGGCGCTCGGTTTCGCGGAGGCCGACCCGACGGCCGACGTCGAGGGCCACGACGCGGCCGCGAAGGCCGCGATCCTCGCCGGGCTCGCCTTCCACACGGAGGTCCGCCGCGAGGAGGTCTACTGCGAGGGCATCACCGGCGTCACCGCCGACGACATCGCGGCCGCGAAGCGACTCGGCTGCACCGTCAAGCTGCTGGCCACGGCGAGCCTCACCGACGACGACTCGATCATCGTCAAGGTGCACCCGGCCATGGTCGCCGACAAGCACCCGCTCGCCTCCGTTTCCGGCGCCTACAACGCCATCTTCGTCAACTCGCGCGAGGCCGGCGAGCTGATGTTCCTCGGGCAGGGAGCAGGGGGATCTCCGACGGCGAGCGCCGTCATGGGCGACGTCGTGACCGTCGCGCGCAACCGGCACCGCGGCACCGCGGGCTATGTCGGCAGCCCCTACACCCGACGTCCCGTCGCGCCGATCGCTGAGGCCACGGCTCAGTTCCATGTCACGTTCGACGTGGTCGACCGCCCCGGCATCCTCGCCCGGTCGGCGGCCATCTTCGGCACCCACGACGTGTCGCTGCGGGTCGTGCAGCAGACGACGCAGCCGGGCACCGGCACCGCGCGCCTCGAGGTGATGACGCACGCGACGACGGAGGCGAGCATGGCCGCGATCGTCGCCGAGCTGGAGGGCTCCGAGTTCGTCGGGGCTCCGGTGCGGCTGATGCGCGTCGAGGGCTTCTGACGTGGGGCGCCGGCTCCGCGTCCGGGTTCCCGCCACCACCGCCAATCTCGGCTCCGGTTTCGACTGCGTGGGGATGGCCTTCGACTGGTACGACGAGCTCGAGCTCGAGCTCGGCGCCGACGGCCTCGAGGTGGAGGTCACGGGGGAGGGTGCGGCCGACGTGCCCCGGGACGAGCGGCACCTGGTGGTCGATTCGATCCTGCGCGGTCTCGCCGCCCTGGGGACACCCCGGCAGGGGATGCGGCTGGTGGCGCACAACACCATCCCGCACTCGCGCGGTCTCGGCTCGTCGGCGGCCGCCATCGTCGCGGGCCTCGCGTTGGCCTGGGGCGTCGCACGGCCCGGCGAACCGCTCGACCCCGCGTGGCTGACGCGCATCGGCAACGACGTCGAGGGGCACCCCGACAACGTCGGGGCGGCCGCGTGGGGCGGCGCCATCCTGGCCTGGGCACGGGACTCGAGGGTCTCGCTCGTGCAGCTTCCCGTCCCGGAGGACTTCGCGGCGATCGCCTATGTGCCCGGCACCGAGTGCCGCACCGACGACGCCCGTGCCGTGCTGCCGGCAGCCGTGACGCGCGAGGACGCGGTGTCGCAGGCGATCGCGGCCGCAGTGCTCCCGCTGGCACTGACGCAGCGGCCGGACCTGCTCTTCGACGCCACCTTCGACCGGCTGCACCAGCAGTACCGGGCACCGCTGATGCCGGAGTCGTACGACCTGATGCTGCGGCTGCGCGCGGCGGGCGTGCCGGCCGCGATCTCGGGTGCGGGGCCGACGGTCATCGCGGTCGGCCCGCCTGCGCAGTTGGCCCCGGCCGACGCCGTGGACGCCGCCGGATTCCTGGTCCGCAGGCTCTCACCGGGAGCCGGTGCCCAGCTCGCCGACTGACGCAGTTGGCCCTGCGCGTGTCACCTTGCTAGGCTGGTGGATGGTCGACCCCCGATCGCGCCGTCGTGCGACGTGATCCGAGATTTCAGCTCGTAGTTGGGGACTCCACTTTTTCTGCCGATACAACCGCGCTACGTGTTATCGCGTGATCGGCCCATGGAAGGAGATTCGTTGAGCGAATCCGCAGACCTGAGCGCTATGAAGCTGGTCGAACTCAAGTCCGTCGCCTCCGGCCTCGGCATCAAGGGAACCTCGGCGATGCGCAAGGGTGATCTCGTCGCTGCCATCCAGGCGAAGGGCAACGGTGCCCCTGCCGGCGCAGCCGCCGGGGGACAGTCCGGCCGCGCCCGCCGCGACGGGGCAGGTCAGCAGGACAAGGCGCAGCAGCCCGCGGCTGAGAAGTCGCGCCCCGAGCAGGCCGTCCGTCAGGAACGGGCCCCGCGCGAGGAGCAGCAGCCCCGCGAGCGCACACAGCAGCGGCAGGACGCCGCGTCGGCCCAGGCCGAGCTCCCCAAGGGGGACGATTCCGCGAGCCAGGCGGGGGGCTCCTCCTCGGGAGACGCCGCCCACTCCGGCGGGTCCGAGGGTGGCCGCCGTCGGCGCAGCCGCAACCGCGACCGTGACCGTGGCGCCCAGCGGGAGACCTACGAGGAGGTGGGTGAACTCCTCGACGCGCTCGGCAGCGGCGCGACGACCAGCACCCCCACGGGCGGCACCAGCGGCGGAGGCGGCAGCAGCGCCGCCTCGACCCCGGCGCCGCAGCGGAGCCAGCAGTTCGACGCGCCGAGCTACGACGACGAGCCCGGCGGTTCGCGCCGCAGCAGGCGCCGCCGCAACCGCGACCGCAGCTCCGGTCCGTCGAACTCCGGCAACCGTCGCCCCGGCCGCGGCGGCCAGGGCATGGACCGCATGGAGGCGGAGCCGACGGTCAACGAGGACGACGTGCTGGCGGCCATCTCCGGCATCGTCGACATCCTGGACAACTACGCGTTCGTCCGCACCACCGGCTACCTGCCCGGCCCGACGGACGCCTACCTTCCGCTATCGACGGTGCGGCGCTACGGCCTGCGCCGCGGCGACGTCATCACCGGCGCGATCCGGGCCCCGCGGGAGGGGGAGCGGAAGGACAAGTACAGCCCCGTCGTCCGGCTCGACTCGATCAACGGCGACGACCCGGAGAAGGCGAAGGGGCGCGCCGAGTTCGCGAAGCTGACGCCGCTGTACCCGCAGGAACGGCTGCGCCTCGAGACCGTGCAGATGAACCTGACCGGCCGCATCATCGACCTGGTCTCGCCCATCGGCAAGGGTCAGCGTGGGCTCATCGTCTCGCCCCCCAAGGCCGGCAAGACCATGATCATGCAGGCCATCGCCAACGCCATCGCCGCGAACAACCCCGAGGTACACCTGATGGTGGTCCTCGTGGACGAGCGCCCCGAGGAGGTCACCGACTTCCAGCGGACCGTCTCCGGCGAGGTCATCGCCTCCACGTTCGACCGGCCCGCCGAGGACCACACGATGGTCTCGGAACTGGCGATCGAGCGGGCCAAGCGGCTGGTGGAGCTGGGCCACGACGTCGTCGTGCTGCTCGACGGCATCACCCGCCTCGGCCGCGCCTACAACCTGGCGGCGCCGGCCTCGGGCCGCATCCTGTCGGGTGGTGTCGACTCGGCGGCGCTCTACCCGCCGAAGAAGTTCTTCGGCGCGGCCCGCAACATCGAGAACGGCGGCTCGCTGACCATCCTGGCCACGGCGCTGATCGAGACGGGCTCCAAGATGGACGAGGTCATCTTCGAGGAGTTCAAGGGCACGGGCAACATGGAGCTGCGGCTCCGCCGGGAGCTGGCGGACAAGCGCATCTTCCCCGCCATCGACGTGGACGCCTCCGGCACCCGCCGCGAGGAGCTGCTGCTGGGCCGCGACGAGCTGAACATCATCTGGAAGCTGCGGCGGGCCCTGTCCGGCCTCGACGACCAGGCGGCGCTCGAGACCCTGAAGACCCGCATGGCGAAGACGGCGGACAACCACGACTTCCTGCTGAGCGTGGTCAAGACCACCCCAGCGATGGACGGCTGAGCCACCACCGGGGAAATCCTGCGCGTCGGTTTGGCGAATCCGG
The DNA window shown above is from Tessaracoccus defluvii and carries:
- the lysA gene encoding diaminopimelate decarboxylase → MTHMHIAGSIHADATHAGPTWLALPEDLNVLDVKLWPRGTVRDGQGRIVVGGATLTDVAAEHGTPVYLIDEDDFRSRAREFRSAFPGWQIFYAGKALLTRRVARWAAEEGLNLDVTTMGEMRIALAGGMPAARLGLHGNNKSDAEIAFALEQGVGRIIVDSFNEIDRLERHCEAGGHTARVLVRVTTGVEAHTHEYIATAHEDQKFGLSIMGGAALTALVRCHASKYLDLRGIHSHIGSQIFETHGFEVSIRRAMKLAHQFKMATGVELPELDLGGGFGIAYTGADNPPPVSEVAAAFEEMVEHECRAFGLQRPELSIEPGRAICGPAGVAIYEVGTVKVVELEGGRSRVYLSVDGGMSDNIRPALYAAEYSAALANRTSDAPPTLCRVVGKHCEGGDILIRDVFLPSDVSLGDLIAVPGSGAYSRSMANNYNQIPKPPVVSVKDGVSSVMLRRETLDDLMRLDVGK
- the thrB gene encoding homoserine kinase gives rise to the protein MGRRLRVRVPATTANLGSGFDCVGMAFDWYDELELELGADGLEVEVTGEGAADVPRDERHLVVDSILRGLAALGTPRQGMRLVAHNTIPHSRGLGSSAAAIVAGLALAWGVARPGEPLDPAWLTRIGNDVEGHPDNVGAAAWGGAILAWARDSRVSLVQLPVPEDFAAIAYVPGTECRTDDARAVLPAAVTREDAVSQAIAAAVLPLALTQRPDLLFDATFDRLHQQYRAPLMPESYDLMLRLRAAGVPAAISGAGPTVIAVGPPAQLAPADAVDAAGFLVRRLSPGAGAQLAD
- the rho gene encoding transcription termination factor Rho, whose product is MSESADLSAMKLVELKSVASGLGIKGTSAMRKGDLVAAIQAKGNGAPAGAAAGGQSGRARRDGAGQQDKAQQPAAEKSRPEQAVRQERAPREEQQPRERTQQRQDAASAQAELPKGDDSASQAGGSSSGDAAHSGGSEGGRRRRSRNRDRDRGAQRETYEEVGELLDALGSGATTSTPTGGTSGGGGSSAASTPAPQRSQQFDAPSYDDEPGGSRRSRRRRNRDRSSGPSNSGNRRPGRGGQGMDRMEAEPTVNEDDVLAAISGIVDILDNYAFVRTTGYLPGPTDAYLPLSTVRRYGLRRGDVITGAIRAPREGERKDKYSPVVRLDSINGDDPEKAKGRAEFAKLTPLYPQERLRLETVQMNLTGRIIDLVSPIGKGQRGLIVSPPKAGKTMIMQAIANAIAANNPEVHLMVVLVDERPEEVTDFQRTVSGEVIASTFDRPAEDHTMVSELAIERAKRLVELGHDVVVLLDGITRLGRAYNLAAPASGRILSGGVDSAALYPPKKFFGAARNIENGGSLTILATALIETGSKMDEVIFEEFKGTGNMELRLRRELADKRIFPAIDVDASGTRREELLLGRDELNIIWKLRRALSGLDDQAALETLKTRMAKTADNHDFLLSVVKTTPAMDG